DNA sequence from the Arthrobacter jinronghuae genome:
ACCACGTTCATATCGGTTTCGGCCCGGACGTCTTCCACGTACGGCAGGTCCAGCATCGGCACCCCGTCGATGATGCCCACGCTGATCGCCGCTACGGTGTCCAGCAGCGGGTTGGCGTTGCGGGCAATGAGCTTGTTTTCCTTGGCCCACGCCACGGCGTCGGCGAGGGCCACATAGGCGCCCGTGATGGCGGCGGTACGGGTGCCGCCGTCGGCCTGCAGGACGTCGCAGTCAAGGACAATCGTGTTCTCGCCCAGGGCCTTGGTGTCGATGATGGAACGCAGCGAGCGGCCGATCAGCCGGGAGATCTCGTGCGTGCGCCCGCCCAGCTTGCCCTTGACCGATTCGCGGTCGTTGCGGGTGTTGGTGGCGCGCGGGAGCATGGCGTATTCGGCGGTGACCCAGCCCTTGCCCTCGCCCTTGAGCCAGCGCGGCACGCCGGGAGTCAGCGACGCGGTGCACAGCACCCGGGTGTTGCCGAACTCGATCAGTGCCGAACCTTCGGCCTGCTTCGACCAGCCGCGGGTAATGGTGATGCTCCGCAGCTGGTCGGGGGTACGGCCGTCGGAGCGGACGGCTGCAGAGGGTGAAGTGGAAACAGGGCTGTTTGCGGCGGTTGTCATGGGCCCAGTCTATCGGCCGGACAGTTCGCGGCCGGCGGGCGGGCGCCGACGATAATGCGCTTCCACCCTTCCCTGTCCGCTGCGCGGCTCCTAGGGTGGCGCCGTACCGTCAGACCCAGACCTCCTGCAATGACGCAGAAAGGATCGGCACACACATGCGCAGACTTTCATCTTTGGGGGTTGCCGTTTCGCTGGCCCTGGCAACGGCCCCGGCAACGGCAACAGCGGCGGAGCCTGACGTCACGGAGCTCGGGGGGACACTTCCCGGCGGGGCAACGTGGGCAGCACAAATGCCGGAGGACTGGAACGGCAAGCTGGTGCTCTACAGCCACGGCTTCCGGCCCGGACCCGACAACCCGGCGGAGGACCCGGGCTTCGAATCCACCGCGCAGGCGCTGACTGCCCGGGGATTCGCGGTCGCATCCTCGTCCTATGCATCCGCCGGCTGGGCACTCGGCACAGCGGTCGAGGACCAATTGGGCACCTTGGCCGCCTTCTCGGCCGCGGCGGGCGAGCCGGTCCGGACCATCGCCTTCGGCACCTCGATGGGCGGCCTGGTCAGCAGCCTCATCGCCGAAACCCCGGACAGCGGCGTGGACGGTGCGGTGAGCACCTGCGGGCTGCTCGGCGGCGGAATCAACCTGAACAATTACCAG
Encoded proteins:
- the rph gene encoding ribonuclease PH: MTTAANSPVSTSPSAAVRSDGRTPDQLRSITITRGWSKQAEGSALIEFGNTRVLCTASLTPGVPRWLKGEGKGWVTAEYAMLPRATNTRNDRESVKGKLGGRTHEISRLIGRSLRSIIDTKALGENTIVLDCDVLQADGGTRTAAITGAYVALADAVAWAKENKLIARNANPLLDTVAAISVGIIDGVPMLDLPYVEDVRAETDMNVVVTGSGKFVEVQGTAEGAPFDRAELDALLDLALAGTAELAVIQRQTLGLA